One stretch of Hypanus sabinus isolate sHypSab1 unplaced genomic scaffold, sHypSab1.hap1 scaffold_1119, whole genome shotgun sequence DNA includes these proteins:
- the LOC132386362 gene encoding zinc finger protein 239-like — protein sequence MAQKQVDTGEQPFTCSACGKGFTLSAHLQAHQSLHTGERPFTCSDCGKRFTSSSQLKIHQRVHTGERPFTCSVCGKRFTQSSHLQSHQRVHTGEKPFTCLDCGKRFTQSSNLQAHQQVHTGERPFTCLDCAKGFTQSSALKVHQRVHSGERPFTCSNCGKGFSCSFKLKVH from the coding sequence ATGGCTCAAAAGCAAGTGGACACCGGGgagcagccgttcacctgctcagcctgtgggaagggattcacgttGTCAGCTCATCTGCAGGCACACCAGTCAttacacactggggagaggccattcacctgctcggactgtgggaaaagattcacttcatcatctcaacttaagatacatcagcgagttcacactggagagaggccgttcacttgctcagtctgtgggaagagattcactcagtcatcccacctacagagtcatcagcgagttcacactggggagaagccattcacctgcttggactgtgggaagagatttactcagtcatccaacctacaagcacatcagcaagttcacactggggagaggcctttcacctgcttggactgtgcgaaaggattcactcagtcatcagcactgaaggtacaccagcgagttcacagtggggagcggccgttcacctgctcaaactgcgggaagggattcagttgctcatttaaactgaaggtacactag